A single window of Schistosoma mansoni, WGS project CABG00000000 data, chromosome 3 unplaced supercontig 0105, strain Puerto Rico, whole genome shotgun sequence DNA harbors:
- a CDS encoding similar to tetraspanin TE736, with amino-acid sequence MFLSQLQKYWNNIFIISNLLFIVFDIALLALPIRTLDVLANYNTILDYFKPVIFPVVIFTGILGLLSVFIGFIGLWKKKTVFILVVISLYIYIYKLIHI; translated from the exons ATGTTTCTATCACAATTACAAAAGTattggaataatatatttattatatccaATCTACTATTCatt GTATTCGATATAGCTTTATTGGCATTACCTATTAGAACATTAGATGTCTTAGCTAATTACAATACAattttagattattttaaacCAGTGATCTTTCCAGTTGTCATCTTTACAGGGATTCTTGGACTATTGAGTGTTTTTATAGGTTTCATTGGATTATGGAAAAAGAAGACTGTTTTCATTTTGGTGGtaatctctctatatatatatatatataaattgattCATATCTAA
- a CDS encoding similar to tetraspanin TE736 → MKLSLNEQGWNRLFIILNGTFLVYSLVLCGLSIKVQDDLSQFNEILQRISPSIIPVIIFTGLIGIIAAITGYCKILKQNQIITILHIISLSIATVTELCIAIGTIMTPNEFYTKANSSLQNSLHYYEQHPVYTEQFNHLQENYKCCGSLLFTDYRRTNNSLPVSCKDDKFIYAVVSQFFKFG, encoded by the exons atgaaattatcattaaatgaACAAGGATGGAATAGACTATTCATCATATTAAATGGTACATTCTTG GTATATAGTCTAGTTTTATGTGGATTAAGTATTAAAGTACAAGATGATCTATCTCAATTCAATGAAATTTTACAAAGAATAAGTCCATCTATAATACCAGTGATTATATTTACCGGATTGATTGGTATTATAGCTGCAATTACAGGAtattgtaaaatattaaaacaaaatcaaatcaTTACTATACTA CATATTATAAGTTTGTCCATAGCAACAGTAACTGAATTATGCATAGCCATAGGAACAATAATGACACCAAATGAA TTCTATACAAAGGCTAATAGTTCATTACAGAATTCATTGCATTATTATGAACAACATCCAGTGTATACTGAACAATTCAATCATCTACAAGAGAAT TATAAATGTTGTGGAAGTTTATTATTTACAGATTATCGAAGAACTAATAATAGTTTACCGGTGAGCTGTAAAGATGACAAATTTATTTATGCAGTGGTAAGTCAATTCTTTAAGTTTGGATAA